Proteins encoded in a region of the Halioglobus maricola genome:
- the ihfA gene encoding integration host factor subunit alpha has translation MTALTKSEMAERLFEELGLNKREAKEIVELFFEEIRGCLENNEQVKLSGFGNFDLRDKSQRPGRNPKTGEEIPISARRVVTFRPGQKLKARVEEYVGTEPQQ, from the coding sequence GTGACTGCGCTGACAAAATCTGAGATGGCCGAACGCCTGTTTGAAGAGCTTGGGCTCAACAAACGCGAAGCCAAAGAGATTGTTGAGCTCTTCTTCGAGGAGATCCGTGGCTGCCTCGAAAACAACGAACAGGTGAAGTTGTCGGGTTTTGGCAACTTCGACCTGCGCGACAAGAGCCAGCGCCCCGGACGCAATCCCAAAACCGGCGAGGAGATTCCCATCTCTGCTCGCCGTGTTGTTACCTTCCGCCCTGGGCAAAAGCTAAAAGCCCGAGTAGAAGAATATGTTGGAACCGAGCCACAACAATGA
- the rpmI gene encoding 50S ribosomal protein L35, with amino-acid sequence MPKAKVHSGAAKRFKKTAGGYKRKSAHKSHILTKMTTKRKRQLRGTSMIHKNDEVLIDRMMKTK; translated from the coding sequence ATGCCAAAAGCAAAAGTTCACAGTGGTGCGGCCAAGCGGTTTAAAAAGACTGCTGGCGGCTACAAGCGCAAGAGCGCACACAAGAGTCACATCCTGACTAAAATGACCACCAAACGTAAGCGTCAGCTTCGCGGAACCTCCATGATTCATAAGAATGATGAAGTTCTGATCGATCGCATGATGAAAACGAAGTAA
- the pheT gene encoding phenylalanine--tRNA ligase subunit beta, translating into MIISEQWLREWVSPEINTEDLAHQITMAGLEVDAIDPVAGEFTGVVVAEIVSAEQHPDADKLRVCEVNTGSETVQIVCGAPNARAGLKAPLATVGGVLPGNFKIKKAKLRGVESFGMLCAEQELGLSEESDGLMELAADAPVGSDIRDYLGLDDRVIEIGLTPNRADCLGVAGIAREVGLLNDVAVSAPVITAIEPSHQESFPVELVEPERCSRFVSRVIRGIDVSKPSPLWMQEKLRRVGLRSIDAVVDVTNYVMMELGQPMHAFDYNKLSGGIRVRLAEQGEALELLDGQTLELNSDTLVIADHDKAVAMAGIMGGQGTAVSETTTDLFLEMAFFTPELMAGKARSYGLHTDASHRFERGVDFTLQTRAMERATQLLLDTVGGDAGPLCETVSEEHLPVRPDVTLRAARIQKVLGFEMDAAEVERILAGLGLGVTITEDGWRCTVPSWRFDIAIEADLLEELARVYGYNRLPVSHIKADLILPERRETQLGIRSLRQHLAAAGYQEAITYSFVDPSLQKLFDPALEPVALANPISADMAVMRTSLLPGLLTALTRNTKRQQPRVRLFETGLRFLPGDEGLVQVPTLAMVVTGDKLEEGWAEASRPVDFFDLKGDVQGLLALTRAMDTFGFVPGKRDALHPGQTAMITRDEETVGYIGALHPSVAKELGVSGAVYVAEITLSAVLQAELPVFAELSKFPEVRRDLAVLVDKAVPAGELMANVRASAGTYLTDLTLFDVYEGKGIDPKRKSLALGLTFRDSSRTLSDHDVNLAVDQVVDSLEKNYKAELRN; encoded by the coding sequence GTGATTATCAGTGAACAGTGGCTGCGCGAATGGGTAAGCCCTGAAATCAATACCGAAGACCTCGCCCACCAGATCACCATGGCGGGCCTCGAAGTCGATGCAATCGACCCTGTAGCCGGGGAATTCACCGGTGTGGTCGTGGCCGAGATCGTTTCTGCTGAACAACACCCCGACGCAGACAAGTTGCGCGTCTGTGAGGTGAACACCGGCAGTGAAACAGTGCAGATCGTGTGCGGAGCGCCGAACGCGCGCGCTGGGCTGAAGGCGCCGCTGGCGACCGTCGGTGGTGTGCTGCCCGGCAACTTCAAAATCAAGAAAGCGAAGCTGCGAGGTGTTGAGTCTTTCGGCATGCTCTGCGCCGAACAAGAATTGGGCCTGTCTGAAGAAAGCGACGGGCTTATGGAGCTGGCGGCGGATGCACCTGTTGGCAGCGATATTCGCGACTACCTGGGCCTCGACGATCGGGTCATTGAGATTGGCCTTACTCCGAACCGCGCCGATTGCCTCGGCGTGGCTGGTATCGCCCGTGAAGTAGGCCTGCTGAATGATGTGGCAGTAAGTGCCCCGGTAATCACTGCCATAGAACCCAGCCATCAGGAGAGCTTCCCGGTAGAGCTGGTCGAACCTGAGCGTTGTTCCCGTTTCGTCAGCCGTGTCATTCGCGGTATCGATGTCAGCAAACCGAGCCCACTGTGGATGCAGGAGAAGCTGCGCCGAGTGGGGCTGCGCTCTATCGACGCGGTGGTGGATGTCACCAACTACGTGATGATGGAACTGGGCCAGCCCATGCACGCCTTCGACTACAACAAGCTGTCGGGCGGCATTCGCGTGCGCCTGGCAGAGCAGGGCGAAGCGCTGGAACTGCTGGATGGCCAGACCCTGGAGCTCAACAGCGACACCCTGGTGATCGCGGATCACGACAAAGCCGTGGCCATGGCTGGCATTATGGGCGGGCAGGGCACTGCCGTGTCCGAAACCACCACTGACCTGTTCCTGGAGATGGCGTTCTTTACGCCGGAACTGATGGCTGGCAAGGCTCGCTCTTACGGCCTGCATACCGATGCGTCGCATCGCTTTGAGCGCGGTGTGGACTTTACCCTGCAAACCAGAGCGATGGAGCGCGCGACTCAATTGCTCCTCGATACCGTCGGTGGCGACGCAGGCCCCTTGTGTGAAACCGTGAGCGAAGAACACTTGCCGGTGCGCCCGGATGTCACCCTTCGTGCGGCGCGTATCCAGAAAGTACTCGGCTTCGAAATGGATGCAGCAGAAGTAGAACGCATTCTCGCTGGCCTCGGCCTGGGTGTGACCATCACCGAAGATGGCTGGCGCTGTACAGTGCCCAGCTGGCGCTTTGATATTGCTATCGAGGCGGACTTGCTGGAAGAACTGGCGCGTGTCTATGGCTACAATCGCTTGCCTGTTAGCCATATCAAGGCAGACCTGATTCTGCCTGAGAGGCGTGAGACGCAGCTGGGTATTCGCAGCTTGCGCCAACATCTCGCCGCGGCGGGATATCAGGAAGCTATCACCTACAGTTTCGTCGATCCCTCTCTACAGAAACTCTTTGATCCTGCACTGGAGCCGGTGGCACTGGCCAACCCTATTTCTGCCGATATGGCGGTGATGCGCACAAGCCTGCTGCCAGGCCTGCTCACCGCGCTGACTCGCAACACCAAGCGGCAGCAGCCGCGCGTGCGCCTGTTCGAAACCGGCTTGCGCTTCCTGCCCGGCGATGAGGGGCTTGTTCAGGTTCCCACCCTGGCCATGGTGGTCACAGGCGACAAGTTGGAAGAGGGCTGGGCTGAGGCCTCGCGTCCGGTCGACTTCTTCGACCTGAAGGGCGATGTACAGGGCCTGCTGGCGTTGACGCGTGCCATGGACACCTTCGGCTTCGTACCCGGTAAACGCGATGCCCTCCACCCTGGGCAGACAGCGATGATTACCCGGGATGAGGAAACGGTCGGCTATATCGGCGCTTTGCACCCTTCTGTAGCCAAAGAGCTGGGTGTGAGTGGCGCGGTTTATGTTGCTGAGATTACCTTGTCTGCCGTGCTACAGGCGGAGCTGCCGGTCTTCGCGGAACTCTCGAAATTCCCTGAAGTTCGCCGCGATCTGGCGGTACTCGTGGACAAGGCGGTGCCCGCAGGAGAGCTCATGGCAAATGTTCGAGCCTCAGCGGGTACTTACCTCACAGACTTAACCCTCTTTGATGTCTATGAGGGCAAAGGTATTGATCCTAAACGGAAAAGTCTGGCTTTAGGTTTGACATTCCGGGATTCTTCACGCACTCTTAGCGACCATGACGTGAATCTGGCTGTTGACCAAGTGGTTGATTCGCTGGAGAAAAACTATAAAGCCGAGCTTAGGAACTAG
- the rplT gene encoding 50S ribosomal protein L20, translated as MPRVKRGVVAHRRHKKILKQAKGYYGARSRVFRVAKQAVTKAGQYAYRDRRQRKRQFRALWITRINAQSRANGLSYSRLINGLKKADIALDRRVLADLAVHDKQAFTAIVEQAKAQLA; from the coding sequence ATGCCTCGCGTAAAACGTGGTGTGGTGGCTCATCGCCGTCACAAGAAAATCTTGAAGCAGGCCAAGGGTTACTATGGTGCCCGTAGCCGTGTCTTCCGTGTTGCCAAGCAAGCCGTTACCAAGGCTGGCCAATATGCATACCGTGACCGCCGTCAGCGCAAGCGTCAGTTCCGCGCGCTGTGGATCACTCGCATCAATGCCCAGTCTCGTGCCAATGGCCTGAGCTATAGCCGCTTGATCAATGGCCTTAAGAAGGCTGACATTGCCCTGGACCGTCGCGTATTGGCGGACCTGGCTGTGCATGACAAGCAGGCGTTTACAGCGATCGTGGAGCAAGCGAAGGCCCAACTGGCCTAA
- a CDS encoding alpha/beta fold hydrolase translates to MNKITATFLKKGLELNHRMASSTANSVDWLFKRDTLIKSGRTWYELVHDGDLMAVRYYDLPEDDEIELVDGSTMAIERNQHAVPLVLIPPLGVTTETFDLMPQRSLVRYLVARGFKVYLVDWGKPQKEHAHLGMLDYCNDMMGTALDKIRRHSGSEDLSLMGWCMGGLFCLMYQGVNQDPRIRNMITVASPIDLESGKGVVGMVAGAAQALDGPAQLVSNYTNLRLNTLDPARLSMPDWATTIVFKMTDPVGSVTTYWDLMTRLSDREFVESHSTTSDYLNHMLRYPGGVVKDLAGSVSENQMAKGQVVIRDVVVSLNKIKCNLLAFAGETDALVHPEVAGAVVDVVGSEDKEFRIAPGGHMGVIIGSKAQAAVWQESADWLVSRSAVKPPKKKRKTPARKTKAKARVKPKLRK, encoded by the coding sequence ATGAACAAGATCACAGCAACATTTCTCAAGAAAGGCCTTGAGCTGAACCATCGCATGGCTTCATCGACAGCAAACAGCGTCGATTGGCTATTCAAGCGCGATACCCTGATCAAGTCTGGCCGTACCTGGTACGAGTTGGTGCATGACGGCGATCTGATGGCGGTGCGTTATTACGATCTACCTGAAGATGACGAGATCGAGCTTGTTGATGGCTCCACCATGGCCATCGAGCGCAATCAGCACGCTGTGCCATTGGTGCTAATCCCACCGCTGGGCGTGACTACCGAAACGTTCGATCTGATGCCGCAGCGTAGTCTGGTGCGCTATCTGGTGGCGCGTGGTTTCAAAGTATACCTGGTGGACTGGGGCAAACCGCAGAAGGAGCACGCCCATCTGGGGATGCTCGACTATTGCAACGACATGATGGGGACAGCGCTGGACAAGATTCGCCGGCACTCTGGCAGCGAAGACCTGTCACTGATGGGCTGGTGTATGGGTGGTTTATTCTGCCTGATGTATCAGGGCGTCAATCAGGACCCCCGGATTCGCAACATGATCACCGTGGCCAGCCCGATTGATCTGGAGAGTGGCAAGGGCGTGGTGGGCATGGTTGCCGGCGCAGCCCAGGCACTTGATGGCCCCGCCCAGCTGGTGAGCAACTACACCAATTTGCGGCTGAATACGCTGGATCCCGCGAGGCTGTCGATGCCCGACTGGGCCACGACGATCGTGTTCAAGATGACGGACCCCGTGGGTAGCGTCACCACTTACTGGGATCTGATGACGCGACTATCTGATCGTGAGTTTGTTGAATCGCATTCCACCACATCCGATTACCTGAACCACATGCTGCGCTATCCGGGCGGGGTGGTGAAGGACCTCGCCGGCAGTGTCAGTGAGAACCAGATGGCCAAGGGCCAGGTTGTCATCCGGGATGTTGTCGTATCGCTGAACAAGATCAAGTGTAATTTGCTGGCCTTTGCCGGTGAGACGGACGCCCTGGTGCACCCGGAAGTCGCAGGTGCAGTTGTTGACGTGGTCGGTTCTGAGGACAAGGAGTTTCGCATTGCTCCGGGCGGTCACATGGGTGTGATCATCGGTAGTAAGGCGCAGGCGGCCGTTTGGCAGGAATCGGCGGACTGGTTAGTCAGCCGTTCAGCGGTGAAACCGCCGAAGAAAAAGCGCAAGACGCCTGCGAGAAAAACCAAGGCTAAAGCCAGGGTCAAACCCAAGCTGCGCAAATGA
- the pheS gene encoding phenylalanine--tRNA ligase subunit alpha, which yields MENLETLAAEAKAAIEAASDGPALEQLRVDYLGKKGQITGLLKGLGKLSPEDRPKAGAQINVVKQELQDLIGERKSGMEAAAVEAKLAAETIDVTLPGRGQTTGGIHPVTHTMERMEAFFAAIGFEVVEGPEVEDDYHNFEALNIPAHHPARAMHDTFYVDEHTVLRTHTSPVQVRVMESQQPPLKIICPGRVYRCDSDLTHSPMFHQVEGLLIDEQSSFADLKGLIERFLQVFFEKDLEVRFRPSFFPFTEPSAEVDIQCVNCGGEGCRVCSHTGWLEVLGCGMVHPKVLEYSNIDPEKYSGFAFGMGVERLAMLRYGVNDLRLFFDNDLRFLEQF from the coding sequence ATGGAAAACCTCGAGACTCTGGCAGCAGAAGCAAAAGCCGCCATTGAAGCCGCCTCAGACGGCCCTGCACTGGAACAGCTGCGTGTTGACTACCTGGGTAAGAAAGGCCAGATCACCGGCCTGCTGAAAGGCCTGGGCAAGCTGTCGCCAGAGGACCGGCCCAAGGCCGGCGCCCAGATCAATGTGGTCAAGCAGGAACTGCAGGACCTGATCGGTGAACGCAAAAGTGGGATGGAAGCCGCTGCGGTGGAGGCCAAGCTGGCTGCTGAAACCATCGACGTGACCCTGCCTGGCCGCGGCCAGACCACCGGCGGTATTCACCCGGTGACGCACACGATGGAGCGGATGGAAGCCTTCTTTGCGGCGATTGGTTTCGAGGTTGTCGAAGGCCCTGAAGTAGAGGACGACTACCACAACTTTGAGGCGCTCAATATTCCCGCCCACCACCCAGCACGTGCCATGCACGACACCTTCTACGTGGACGAACACACTGTGCTGCGCACTCACACCTCGCCGGTCCAGGTGCGGGTGATGGAAAGCCAGCAACCGCCCCTGAAAATCATCTGCCCGGGCCGCGTCTACCGCTGCGACTCGGACCTGACCCATTCGCCGATGTTCCACCAGGTGGAAGGGCTGCTGATCGACGAGCAATCGAGTTTCGCAGACCTTAAAGGCCTTATTGAGCGCTTCCTGCAGGTGTTCTTCGAGAAGGACCTGGAAGTGCGCTTCCGCCCGTCTTTCTTCCCCTTCACTGAACCGTCGGCTGAAGTGGACATTCAATGCGTGAATTGCGGCGGCGAAGGCTGCCGCGTGTGCAGCCACACCGGCTGGCTGGAAGTGCTGGGCTGCGGCATGGTGCATCCCAAGGTACTGGAATACTCTAATATCGATCCGGAGAAATACTCTGGCTTTGCCTTCGGTATGGGGGTGGAGCGTCTGGCCATGCTGCGCTATGGGGTAAATGACCTGCGCCTGTTCTTCGACAATGACCTGCGTTTCCTCGAGCAGTTCTAA
- a CDS encoding MerR family transcriptional regulator: protein MLEPSHNNELPAIPGKRYFTIGEVSELCAVKPHVLRYWEQEFPQLKPVKRRGNRRYYQREDVLTIRQIRSLLYDQGYTIGGARQRMTDEDEGAANPAIEAVIQETIEELEELLKTLSPSK from the coding sequence ATGTTGGAACCGAGCCACAACAATGAACTTCCCGCAATTCCGGGCAAACGCTACTTCACGATCGGTGAGGTAAGCGAGCTCTGCGCGGTTAAGCCCCATGTGCTGCGCTATTGGGAGCAAGAATTTCCCCAGCTGAAACCTGTCAAGCGCCGCGGCAACCGCCGTTATTATCAGCGCGAGGACGTCCTTACCATTCGCCAGATTCGCAGCCTGTTGTACGACCAGGGCTACACCATTGGCGGTGCTCGCCAGCGTATGACCGACGAAGATGAAGGCGCCGCAAACCCTGCCATCGAAGCAGTCATTCAGGAAACAATTGAGGAGCTGGAAGAGCTGCTCAAAACCCTGTCGCCCAGTAAATAA
- the thrS gene encoding threonine--tRNA ligase — MPVVTLPDGSQRSFDNAVSVHDVAADIGPGLAKAALAGVVDGSEVDTSHLIEQDASLAIITERDDAALEIIRHSTAHLLAQATQQLFPGVQVTIGPVIEDGFYYDFHTGNNFTPEDLEKIEKRMEEIAAQDLTIERIECSREKAIEIFRNMGERYKVKIIEDLPESEQISLYRQGAWMDLCRGPHVPSTGKLKAFKLTKVAGAYWRGDSNNEMLQRVYGTAWTNKKALKAYLNRIEEAEKRDHRKIGKKLGLFHTQEEAPGMVFWHPPGWSVYQTIEQYMREQQRLNGYEEIKTPQLVDMSLWERSGHADKFGDDMFMLNTEDKAFAVKPMNCPCHVQVFNQGLKSYRDLPLRLAEFGSCHRNEPSGSLHGIMRVRGFTQDDAHIFCTEDQIQDEVSVFIDFLHSVYEDFGFTDVIYRLSTRPEQRVGSDTDWDRAEKALADALDAQNLPWEELPGEGAFYGPKIEFSLKDCIGRVWQLGTVQVDFSMPGRLDAQYVAEDGTRQVPVMLHRAILGSFERFIGILIEHYEGIFPTWLAPTQAAVINITDKHAEYAKSVEDSLKNKGFRVISDLRNEKIGFKIRELTIQKVPYLLVVGDKEVESNQVAVRARRGKDLGSMDLDAFETLLTEDVAQRGRIAME; from the coding sequence ATGCCTGTTGTTACCCTGCCTGATGGCTCCCAACGTTCTTTCGATAACGCGGTTTCTGTGCACGATGTCGCCGCTGATATCGGTCCGGGGCTGGCCAAGGCTGCCCTCGCGGGCGTTGTTGATGGTAGCGAAGTAGATACCTCTCACCTGATTGAACAGGATGCGTCACTGGCGATTATCACTGAGCGCGATGACGCCGCTCTGGAAATTATCCGCCACTCGACGGCGCACTTGCTTGCTCAGGCAACCCAGCAATTGTTCCCCGGTGTACAAGTCACGATCGGTCCTGTTATCGAGGACGGTTTCTATTACGACTTCCACACAGGTAACAACTTCACGCCAGAGGATCTGGAAAAGATCGAAAAGCGGATGGAGGAAATCGCTGCACAGGATCTCACCATCGAGCGCATTGAGTGCAGCCGCGAGAAGGCGATCGAAATTTTCCGCAACATGGGTGAACGCTACAAGGTCAAAATCATTGAAGACCTGCCCGAGAGCGAGCAAATCAGCCTGTACCGGCAGGGCGCCTGGATGGACCTGTGCCGCGGCCCTCACGTCCCCAGCACCGGCAAGCTCAAGGCCTTTAAACTGACCAAGGTTGCAGGCGCCTACTGGCGTGGCGATTCCAATAATGAAATGTTGCAACGGGTCTATGGCACTGCCTGGACCAATAAGAAAGCGCTCAAAGCGTATCTGAACCGTATAGAAGAAGCGGAAAAGCGCGACCATCGCAAGATCGGCAAGAAACTGGGGCTGTTCCACACCCAGGAAGAGGCCCCGGGAATGGTGTTCTGGCATCCTCCAGGCTGGAGCGTTTACCAGACCATCGAGCAATATATGCGCGAGCAACAGCGGCTCAACGGCTACGAGGAGATCAAGACCCCGCAGCTGGTAGACATGTCCCTTTGGGAGCGCTCCGGGCACGCCGACAAATTTGGCGACGACATGTTCATGTTGAACACTGAAGATAAGGCGTTCGCCGTCAAGCCTATGAACTGCCCCTGCCATGTTCAGGTGTTTAACCAGGGCCTCAAATCCTACCGCGACTTGCCTCTGCGGCTGGCAGAGTTTGGCTCATGTCATCGCAACGAACCATCCGGCTCACTGCATGGCATTATGCGTGTCCGCGGCTTTACCCAGGACGATGCGCACATATTCTGTACCGAGGACCAGATTCAGGACGAAGTGTCCGTCTTTATCGACTTCCTCCACTCAGTGTATGAGGACTTCGGCTTCACCGATGTGATCTACCGTCTGTCCACGCGCCCTGAGCAGCGGGTGGGTTCCGACACCGACTGGGATCGAGCAGAAAAAGCACTGGCCGATGCCCTCGATGCCCAGAATCTGCCCTGGGAAGAACTCCCCGGGGAGGGCGCGTTTTACGGGCCCAAGATCGAATTCTCACTCAAGGACTGTATCGGCCGGGTGTGGCAGCTGGGGACGGTTCAGGTGGATTTCTCCATGCCGGGGCGCCTGGATGCGCAATATGTGGCCGAAGATGGCACCCGCCAGGTGCCGGTGATGCTGCATCGGGCCATTTTGGGGTCATTTGAGCGATTTATCGGTATTTTGATCGAGCATTACGAGGGAATTTTCCCCACCTGGCTGGCGCCAACACAGGCTGCGGTGATAAATATCACCGACAAACACGCCGAATATGCCAAATCTGTGGAAGATTCCTTAAAAAACAAGGGTTTCAGGGTCATTTCGGACTTGAGAAATGAAAAGATCGGCTTTAAAATCCGCGAGCTTACGATTCAGAAGGTCCCTTACCTACTCGTAGTAGGGGATAAAGAAGTCGAATCGAACCAAGTGGCCGTGCGCGCGCGTCGCGGTAAGGACCTGGGATCCATGGATCTCGATGCGTTTGAAACGCTCCTTACCGAGGATGTTGCGCAGCGTGGCCGTATTGCAATGGAATAA
- the infC gene encoding translation initiation factor IF-3: MKRDSKGAAKKALTNDQITADPVRLVGAEGEQVGIVSLAEAKAAAEAASMDLVLIADSDPAVCKVMDYGKHIFEAKKQKAAQKKKAKRTQIKEMKFRPGTEEGDYQVKLRNLTRFLENGDKAKVTLRFRGREMAHQEIGMELLKRVEADLAELGGVEQFPKMEGRQLTMVIAPKKKN, encoded by the coding sequence ATTAAGAGAGACAGCAAAGGTGCCGCCAAGAAGGCGCTGACGAACGACCAGATAACCGCGGACCCGGTCCGCCTTGTAGGTGCCGAAGGCGAGCAGGTGGGCATTGTGTCCCTGGCTGAAGCCAAGGCGGCGGCAGAAGCTGCCAGCATGGATCTGGTTTTGATTGCTGATTCCGACCCCGCAGTCTGTAAAGTGATGGACTACGGTAAGCACATCTTTGAAGCGAAGAAGCAGAAAGCGGCCCAGAAGAAAAAGGCCAAGCGGACTCAAATCAAAGAAATGAAGTTTCGTCCAGGGACGGAAGAGGGAGATTATCAGGTAAAACTACGCAACCTGACACGTTTCCTTGAAAACGGCGATAAGGCCAAAGTCACCCTGCGTTTTCGCGGGCGTGAAATGGCTCACCAGGAAATTGGCATGGAGCTACTCAAACGAGTAGAAGCTGATCTGGCCGAGTTGGGTGGTGTCGAGCAATTCCCGAAAATGGAAGGCCGACAGCTCACTATGGTTATTGCCCCTAAGAAGAAGAACTGA